The Verrucomicrobium spinosum DSM 4136 = JCM 18804 genome includes a region encoding these proteins:
- a CDS encoding diacylglycerol/lipid kinase family protein, with the protein MAIPIIINPAANSTKASAQMERIRNLQPTPEIHVTEGIGSAREIAARLAAEGHPIVVAAGGDGTVNEVVNGLAAHHLSIPDAAQHTTLGILPVGTMNVMAYEMGLPGRNLEACWDIIHRGATREIDLWQANEQYFAQLAGVGFDAEIVQQTPWEMKRRYGPLSYVMTAARILGQEAPVLSVEIEGRPPLYGSVVLLGNGRHYGGPVPVFRDASHTDGLLDVLILHQRRPLEAFQFLAALVATGYQECNDIDYLQVKSLKVTSQQTVPYELDGELGLNTPVEIRLAPFKLKVRAGA; encoded by the coding sequence ATGGCCATTCCCATCATCATCAATCCCGCTGCCAACAGCACCAAGGCTTCCGCCCAGATGGAGCGCATCCGGAACCTCCAGCCCACCCCTGAGATCCATGTGACGGAGGGCATCGGCAGCGCTCGTGAGATTGCCGCCCGTCTCGCCGCAGAGGGGCACCCCATCGTGGTGGCGGCAGGAGGCGATGGTACCGTAAACGAGGTGGTGAACGGACTCGCCGCCCACCATTTGTCCATCCCCGATGCAGCACAGCACACGACGCTGGGCATCCTGCCGGTTGGCACCATGAACGTCATGGCCTACGAGATGGGGCTGCCGGGCCGGAACCTTGAAGCCTGCTGGGACATCATTCACAGGGGAGCCACACGTGAGATCGATCTCTGGCAGGCCAATGAGCAGTACTTCGCCCAGCTCGCAGGCGTGGGGTTCGATGCCGAGATCGTGCAACAGACTCCGTGGGAGATGAAGCGTCGCTATGGCCCCCTCAGCTACGTGATGACCGCCGCCCGCATCCTCGGTCAGGAGGCACCGGTGCTCTCAGTGGAAATCGAAGGCCGCCCACCACTCTATGGCTCCGTGGTACTGCTGGGCAACGGCCGCCACTACGGTGGCCCGGTGCCTGTCTTCCGCGATGCCTCCCACACCGACGGCCTGCTGGACGTCCTGATCCTACACCAGCGGCGTCCCCTGGAAGCCTTCCAGTTCCTCGCCGCCCTCGTGGCTACGGGTTACCAGGAGTGCAACGACATCGACTACCTGCAGGTAAAATCCCTCAAGGTCACCTCACAGCAGACGGTGCCCTATGAACTCGATGGCGAACTCGGCCTCAACACTCCGGTGGAGATCAGGCTCGCGCCCTTCAAACTGAAGGTGCGGGCAGGAGCGTAG
- a CDS encoding tetratricopeptide repeat protein, whose translation MTVTSPPPPRQRLLALPALAALLVAAYPHPMPAADEVIGVGGFGGKQATIINEPSKGGTTAPLPGAGVPLQPAAVPSTPPPAGAQTRPAAPVPPAARPGATLTPGVINEPNITSFPAKSPPPFGGMAPAPSRLGEGSAPFQNPGFPPVTDPAPNQSGNAAARSMPAPAGSQAPASSTPTPAVPPTSSTSTSAPRSTPEPSVAPTSTTRPTPTPAPPATPAPAPATPAPAPAPAPATPPTVPAEPAGAPPTGGAPAKVIDFGDRPANPPSASATTPASAPVATAESGRPLGAAPSTTAFPAKSPPRSMGALNPAAPAAAAPAPVVTLTPPQPAPTPAPAVATAHATPTAPMSKEEETLREAVKKSEKAKKPDDWFSASHDLCVYLYRDGRYQEARDAAAELVARAVKTLGKDHKDTLQYCNDLGAFHFFLNEYAEAEKFYRMALEGREKTLGKDHRETLQSSNNLAVLLKAKGDLRGAEALYRANLAINERTDGKDHPSTAATLNNLGLVLLDLGEPVEAEQCIRRGLTIREKELGPQSTDTLDSQNNLALILASKREFEESAKLYRKVLIAREGLQGKEHPSTLKVAERLAGVLGNLTKHEDSIMLYKRVLDAQERKLGPDSEDTLLTVTNLAYAYYLDGEFEAAEPLFERAMTGLEKLLGPDHPYVAQSAHNFSLMREKQGRMDQATVLAAKAVAAAQKSLPDSHVQRAAYETHLASLRASGSR comes from the coding sequence ATGACCGTCACATCCCCACCTCCCCCTCGCCAGCGATTGCTGGCCCTCCCCGCCCTGGCGGCGTTGCTCGTCGCCGCGTATCCCCACCCCATGCCCGCTGCCGATGAAGTCATCGGTGTGGGGGGCTTCGGCGGGAAACAGGCCACCATCATCAATGAGCCCTCCAAAGGTGGCACCACAGCCCCGCTTCCCGGTGCTGGCGTCCCTCTGCAACCGGCAGCGGTCCCCTCAACACCGCCCCCGGCCGGAGCCCAGACCCGGCCCGCCGCGCCAGTGCCCCCAGCCGCACGCCCTGGTGCGACGCTGACGCCGGGGGTGATCAACGAGCCCAACATCACCAGCTTTCCAGCCAAGTCGCCACCCCCTTTCGGCGGCATGGCCCCTGCTCCCTCCCGTTTGGGTGAGGGATCGGCGCCCTTCCAGAATCCAGGGTTCCCGCCGGTGACGGATCCTGCCCCGAACCAATCAGGCAACGCGGCCGCACGGTCCATGCCCGCCCCTGCTGGCTCCCAGGCCCCAGCCTCCTCCACCCCGACGCCTGCCGTCCCACCGACTTCGTCAACGTCCACTTCAGCCCCGCGCTCCACCCCCGAGCCCTCGGTGGCACCGACCTCGACCACCCGTCCGACACCCACCCCCGCACCACCAGCGACTCCTGCACCCGCACCTGCGACTCCTGCACCCGCACCTGCACCTGCTCCGGCCACCCCTCCCACGGTCCCCGCGGAACCGGCGGGCGCTCCACCCACAGGAGGCGCCCCTGCCAAGGTGATTGACTTCGGCGATCGTCCGGCCAATCCGCCCAGTGCCTCCGCCACGACTCCTGCTTCGGCCCCCGTGGCCACCGCGGAGTCGGGGCGGCCCCTGGGGGCTGCTCCCTCAACCACCGCCTTCCCTGCCAAGTCGCCCCCCCGCTCCATGGGTGCACTCAATCCGGCTGCCCCTGCGGCGGCAGCCCCGGCCCCGGTGGTGACGCTGACCCCGCCACAACCCGCCCCGACTCCGGCTCCGGCAGTTGCCACAGCACACGCCACTCCCACCGCCCCAATGTCAAAGGAGGAGGAAACTCTGCGGGAAGCGGTGAAAAAATCAGAAAAGGCCAAGAAACCCGACGACTGGTTCTCCGCCAGTCACGACCTTTGCGTGTATCTCTACCGGGATGGCCGTTACCAGGAGGCCCGTGACGCAGCCGCAGAACTGGTGGCCAGGGCCGTGAAGACCCTGGGCAAGGACCACAAGGACACCCTCCAATACTGCAACGACCTAGGGGCCTTCCATTTCTTCCTCAACGAGTATGCAGAAGCGGAAAAGTTCTACCGCATGGCGCTGGAGGGGCGCGAAAAGACTCTGGGCAAAGACCACCGCGAGACGCTACAGAGCTCAAACAACCTCGCCGTGCTCCTGAAAGCCAAGGGCGACCTCCGCGGTGCGGAAGCCCTCTACCGTGCGAACCTGGCCATCAATGAACGCACCGATGGCAAAGACCACCCCTCCACCGCCGCCACCCTGAACAACCTGGGCCTGGTGCTCCTGGATCTGGGTGAACCCGTTGAAGCCGAGCAATGCATCCGCCGCGGACTCACCATCCGCGAGAAAGAACTGGGCCCACAATCCACCGACACCCTCGACAGCCAGAACAACCTGGCCCTCATCCTTGCCAGCAAGCGGGAGTTTGAAGAGTCCGCCAAACTCTACCGGAAGGTGCTCATCGCCCGCGAAGGCCTGCAGGGGAAGGAACACCCTTCCACCCTGAAAGTGGCCGAGCGCCTTGCTGGCGTACTGGGCAATCTCACCAAGCATGAAGACTCCATCATGCTCTACAAGCGCGTACTTGATGCCCAGGAACGCAAACTGGGGCCGGACAGTGAGGACACCCTGCTGACAGTGACCAACCTGGCCTACGCCTACTACCTCGACGGCGAATTCGAAGCCGCTGAACCCCTCTTCGAACGGGCCATGACCGGACTCGAAAAACTGCTGGGGCCTGACCACCCCTATGTCGCCCAGTCCGCGCACAACTTCTCCCTCATGCGTGAAAAACAGGGGAGAATGGACCAGGCCACCGTCCTGGCCGCCAAGGCAGTCGCCGCTGCGCAGAAGTCCCTGCCCGACAGTCACGTACAGCGGGCCGCGTATGAGACGCACCTCGCCAGCCTGCGCGCGTCCGGATCAAGGTAA
- the infA gene encoding translation initiation factor IF-1 → MEDKDKPIELEGTVSAVLAGTMFRVKLQNGHEVLAHISGKMRKRFIRLVIGDQVKLEMSHYDGDKARIVYRL, encoded by the coding sequence ATGGAAGACAAGGACAAGCCGATCGAGCTGGAAGGGACCGTTTCCGCCGTGCTCGCTGGCACCATGTTCCGCGTGAAGCTCCAGAACGGCCACGAAGTCCTCGCCCACATTTCCGGCAAGATGCGCAAGCGGTTCATTCGTCTCGTCATTGGTGACCAGGTAAAGCTGGAAATGTCCCACTATGACGGCGACAAAGCCCGTATTGTTTATCGTCTCTGA
- a CDS encoding RDD family protein codes for MEYHLSIAGDRSGPHSQFRIIEQIREGLLKGDELVWRLGVPNWVPLRELDEFDGYWPPAPDVVAAAEAAKHVVPEDLDRPRPWMRFWARMVDYFWFSFTLGLALRGLLPPEAVEVLMRPGMEQLLFNSVTLLLFAPLEAWFLSQRGTTPGKALLRIRVRSLDGSLPTYQQALMRSVQVWLKGMGLCLVPVVALIAMAWWRIRLLQKGFTSWDESCHTRVEHGQPEPWRMVVLAGLVAILLVLGVLTLLMSKEVLEAMRNLPK; via the coding sequence ATGGAATATCATCTCTCCATCGCAGGCGACCGGAGTGGTCCGCACTCGCAGTTTCGGATCATTGAGCAGATCCGTGAAGGTCTGCTGAAGGGCGATGAACTGGTGTGGCGCCTCGGCGTGCCGAACTGGGTGCCCCTCAGGGAGCTGGATGAATTCGACGGATACTGGCCGCCCGCCCCGGATGTGGTGGCGGCGGCAGAGGCCGCCAAGCATGTGGTCCCGGAGGATCTGGATCGCCCGCGGCCATGGATGCGCTTCTGGGCGCGCATGGTGGACTACTTCTGGTTCAGCTTTACGCTGGGCCTCGCCTTGAGAGGCCTGCTGCCACCTGAGGCGGTGGAGGTCCTCATGCGGCCGGGGATGGAGCAGTTGTTGTTCAATTCTGTCACGCTGCTGCTTTTTGCACCGCTGGAAGCCTGGTTTCTGAGTCAGCGGGGCACTACCCCTGGCAAGGCGCTCTTGCGTATTCGGGTGCGCAGTCTGGATGGCAGCCTGCCCACTTACCAGCAGGCGTTGATGCGGTCTGTCCAGGTATGGTTGAAGGGCATGGGGCTCTGCCTGGTGCCCGTCGTCGCCCTCATCGCCATGGCCTGGTGGCGCATCCGTTTACTCCAGAAAGGGTTCACGTCCTGGGATGAAAGTTGTCACACTCGGGTGGAGCATGGTCAGCCGGAGCCCTGGCGCATGGTGGTGCTGGCGGGTCTGGTCGCCATCCTTCTGGTGCTGGGTGTGCTCACCCTTCTGATGAGCAAGGAAGTGCTGGAGGCCATGCGCAACTTGCCAAAGTGA
- a CDS encoding PVC-type heme-binding CxxCH protein translates to MANVRLSLILTTTLALAGAASAETLIRFEKQQLETRFFGEGSAVGDLNRDGKSDIVYGPYWWEGPDLTKRHTFYPGKEFSNNGYSDNFFVYTPDLNGDGWQDVLVLGFPGKEARWYENPGANTATWKMHVVLDVVDNESPEFTDITGDGKPEIVCSQNGRFGYASPAADSNAKWEFVPLTDDVKVQRFTHGMGVGDVDGDGRLDLLESRRWWKNTPGEAVWPSRTFQLTGGGGAQMFAYDFDGDGDNDVVSSLNAHQFGVAWFENQAGKGGDGPSWVKHTIVGQEPWENEYGVRFSQPHALALVDVDGDGLKDIITGKRYWAHNGHDPNERDPRVIYWFKTQRDKKGGVSFVPHLMDSASGVGTQLTTGDVNGDGLVDVVIGNKAGCYVLVQKREQVEAARYAQFQPRKIYGPDSLRSEAYVVGQSAADAVKNMVVPEGFKVDLIAAEPDLVQPIAMCWDERGRIWVVEGNTYPQPAKPGEGRDRILIFEDMDGNGSFETRKVFMEKLNLVSGIEVGFGGVWIGAAPNFLFIPDKDHDDKPDGEPVALLDGWGNQDTHETLNSFIWGPDGWLYGCHGVFTHSLVGRPGTPDKERQPLNAGVWRYHPTQHKFEVFAHGTSNPWGLDFNDHGEFFVTACVIPHLYHILPGGRYQRQAGQHFNPYTYDDIKTIAEHRHYAGEVKDHAAWGDRKELKNLAVPASTDQAGGGHAHCGLAIYQGDNFPELYRGALLFGNLHGHRLVHNAVEPALSGYTGQRRPDFMRSNDHWFIPVTQRVGPDGALYVSDWYDEQTCHHKDVQIWNRTNGRIFRVVYDQLNTAWAKDLPAGKSDTALVGMLLDSSNSWQARMAQRLLMEKAEDGRVDDPAKDALRAALNGSGPVERRLKALWGLSVIGSVEQTLLTSLLDRPEPELRAWSVRLMGQLGIAYRPALHDALERLAQQEKSPLVRRELASLLQRLPLPERSKIALGLIGREEDKQDPNIPLLLWYGIEPLVGADGEAGLKLAASSKLEQVTGYIYRRMAGSDEGRQAILAAIAVNDDAGERERLLNLLVASARGSGKLAAPKEWAGISGKLRAGASEPVKALVDELSAYFGDPAAVQKHRELLMDKAAAGSRRDRALQVLLQVRDDQSAVLMQQLVVNGDAALTRSAVQALASLSHPETPVVLTKVYASLAPAEKADAVATLASSAAGAQALLRGVEDKSIARDALSPFLVRQLQALKNPEVDGLIEKVWGTVNASKADLPQRKAKYKALLTPERLKKADLVQGKLMYGGTCGACHRMLGEGANVGPDLTGSNRGNLDYLLENVLDPNAVIGKAYQLNLFSMNDGRVLSGIVQEETDSGYKVVMPGGVEFSLTKAEVKSREISKFSTMPEGQFDALPPEQVVNLVAYLQQQTAGGGAAAAAKVEGAIEGETMQGVTVSKGQARAQNMGGFGGQWSQARQLWWTGGTPGETMAITLPVTKAGKYTLKAALTKARDYASIEVILDGEVIPAASLDLYSVSVISTGELDWGTHVLQPGDHKLVVKISGANPAAAQAFMVGLDYLKLEAK, encoded by the coding sequence ATGGCCAATGTCCGACTTTCACTCATTCTGACGACCACGCTGGCTCTTGCTGGTGCGGCATCGGCAGAGACCCTGATCCGGTTTGAAAAACAACAACTGGAGACCCGCTTCTTTGGTGAAGGATCGGCCGTCGGTGATCTGAACCGCGACGGCAAAAGCGACATCGTGTACGGACCGTATTGGTGGGAGGGACCGGACTTGACGAAGCGTCACACCTTCTATCCGGGCAAGGAGTTCTCCAATAACGGGTACTCAGACAATTTCTTCGTGTACACGCCGGACCTGAACGGCGACGGGTGGCAGGATGTGCTGGTGCTGGGCTTCCCGGGCAAGGAGGCGCGCTGGTATGAGAACCCGGGCGCAAACACCGCCACCTGGAAAATGCATGTGGTGCTGGACGTGGTGGACAATGAATCACCGGAGTTCACGGACATCACCGGGGACGGGAAACCGGAAATTGTGTGCTCACAGAACGGCCGCTTTGGCTACGCATCCCCGGCGGCGGACTCAAACGCGAAATGGGAGTTTGTTCCTCTAACCGATGACGTGAAGGTGCAGCGCTTCACGCACGGCATGGGAGTGGGGGATGTGGACGGTGACGGCAGGCTGGATCTGCTGGAGTCGCGACGCTGGTGGAAGAATACGCCCGGTGAGGCGGTGTGGCCCTCCAGGACCTTTCAACTCACAGGCGGGGGTGGGGCGCAGATGTTCGCTTATGACTTCGATGGAGACGGAGACAATGATGTTGTTTCCTCGTTGAATGCGCACCAGTTCGGCGTGGCGTGGTTTGAAAACCAGGCCGGCAAGGGAGGCGATGGGCCGAGCTGGGTCAAGCACACGATCGTGGGTCAGGAGCCCTGGGAGAATGAATACGGCGTGCGCTTCAGCCAGCCGCATGCCCTTGCGCTGGTGGATGTGGACGGGGACGGTCTGAAGGACATCATCACCGGGAAGCGCTACTGGGCGCACAACGGGCATGATCCCAACGAGCGGGACCCGCGGGTCATCTACTGGTTCAAGACGCAGCGGGACAAGAAGGGCGGAGTCAGCTTTGTGCCCCATCTCATGGACAGCGCCAGCGGGGTGGGCACGCAGCTCACCACGGGTGATGTGAATGGTGACGGGCTGGTGGACGTGGTCATCGGGAACAAGGCGGGATGTTATGTCCTCGTCCAGAAACGCGAGCAGGTGGAGGCAGCGCGGTACGCCCAGTTCCAGCCGCGGAAGATCTATGGACCGGATTCCCTCAGGTCGGAGGCGTATGTCGTGGGGCAGTCAGCGGCGGATGCCGTGAAGAACATGGTCGTGCCGGAGGGGTTCAAAGTGGACCTCATTGCCGCCGAGCCGGATCTGGTGCAGCCCATTGCGATGTGCTGGGACGAGCGCGGGCGCATCTGGGTGGTGGAGGGGAACACCTACCCCCAGCCAGCGAAGCCGGGTGAGGGCAGGGACCGCATCCTCATCTTTGAAGACATGGACGGCAATGGCAGCTTTGAGACCCGGAAGGTGTTTATGGAAAAGCTCAACCTCGTGAGTGGCATTGAGGTGGGCTTCGGTGGTGTCTGGATCGGGGCCGCTCCCAACTTTCTCTTCATTCCTGACAAGGATCACGATGACAAGCCGGACGGGGAGCCCGTGGCCCTGCTGGACGGCTGGGGCAACCAGGACACGCACGAGACGTTGAACTCCTTCATCTGGGGGCCGGATGGCTGGCTCTATGGCTGTCATGGGGTCTTCACGCACTCCTTGGTGGGCAGGCCAGGTACTCCGGACAAGGAGCGCCAGCCCCTGAACGCCGGCGTGTGGCGGTATCATCCCACGCAGCACAAGTTTGAGGTGTTTGCCCACGGCACCAGCAATCCCTGGGGGCTGGACTTCAATGACCACGGCGAGTTCTTTGTCACCGCGTGTGTCATCCCGCACCTCTACCACATCCTGCCGGGTGGAAGGTATCAACGGCAGGCAGGGCAGCATTTCAACCCCTACACGTATGACGACATCAAGACCATCGCCGAGCACCGTCACTACGCCGGCGAGGTCAAGGACCATGCCGCCTGGGGCGATCGCAAGGAGCTGAAAAACCTGGCTGTGCCCGCCAGCACCGACCAGGCCGGCGGCGGCCATGCCCACTGCGGGCTTGCCATCTACCAGGGAGATAATTTCCCTGAACTCTACCGCGGCGCGCTGCTCTTTGGCAACCTCCACGGGCATCGCCTGGTGCACAATGCGGTGGAGCCCGCCCTGAGTGGGTACACCGGGCAGCGCCGGCCGGATTTCATGAGGTCGAACGATCACTGGTTCATTCCCGTGACCCAGCGGGTGGGGCCGGACGGGGCGCTGTATGTCTCGGACTGGTATGACGAGCAGACCTGCCACCACAAGGACGTTCAGATCTGGAACCGCACAAACGGCAGAATTTTCCGGGTGGTGTATGACCAGCTCAACACTGCATGGGCGAAGGACCTGCCTGCGGGCAAAAGCGATACGGCGCTGGTCGGAATGCTCCTGGACTCCTCGAACTCCTGGCAGGCTAGGATGGCGCAGCGCCTGTTGATGGAGAAGGCGGAAGACGGGCGGGTGGATGACCCGGCCAAAGACGCTCTGCGGGCAGCCCTGAATGGATCTGGTCCGGTGGAGCGCCGGTTGAAGGCTTTGTGGGGGCTTTCGGTCATCGGCTCCGTTGAGCAAACTCTCCTGACCAGCCTGCTGGACCGGCCCGAGCCTGAGTTGCGTGCCTGGTCGGTGCGCCTGATGGGCCAGTTGGGCATCGCTTACCGGCCTGCCCTTCACGATGCTTTGGAGCGACTTGCCCAGCAGGAGAAGTCGCCCCTGGTGCGTCGCGAGCTCGCTTCGTTGCTGCAGCGTCTTCCGTTGCCAGAGCGATCCAAGATCGCTTTGGGTTTGATCGGGCGCGAGGAAGACAAGCAGGATCCGAACATCCCGCTCCTGCTCTGGTATGGCATTGAGCCTCTTGTCGGGGCGGATGGCGAAGCAGGGCTGAAGCTTGCGGCCTCCAGCAAGCTTGAACAGGTGACTGGATACATCTACCGCCGCATGGCGGGCAGCGATGAGGGGCGGCAGGCCATTCTGGCGGCCATAGCGGTGAATGATGATGCTGGCGAAAGGGAGAGGCTGCTCAACCTGCTGGTGGCCTCCGCCAGGGGTTCTGGGAAACTCGCGGCGCCCAAAGAGTGGGCAGGCATCTCAGGGAAACTCCGCGCCGGAGCCTCCGAGCCGGTGAAGGCGCTGGTGGATGAACTGTCTGCGTACTTTGGTGACCCGGCCGCAGTGCAGAAGCACCGGGAGTTGTTGATGGACAAGGCCGCTGCGGGTTCACGTCGGGACCGTGCTCTGCAAGTGCTTTTGCAGGTGCGGGATGATCAAAGTGCGGTGCTCATGCAGCAGCTGGTGGTGAATGGAGATGCTGCGCTCACCCGCAGTGCGGTGCAGGCGCTGGCGTCCCTTTCACATCCGGAGACGCCGGTCGTTCTGACGAAGGTGTATGCCTCGCTTGCTCCGGCCGAGAAGGCGGATGCCGTGGCCACGCTGGCATCTTCGGCTGCGGGGGCCCAGGCGCTTCTCAGAGGGGTGGAAGACAAGTCCATTGCCCGGGATGCTTTGTCGCCCTTCCTCGTGCGGCAGTTGCAGGCGCTCAAGAATCCGGAGGTGGATGGCCTGATTGAAAAGGTATGGGGCACCGTGAACGCCAGCAAGGCGGACCTGCCCCAACGGAAGGCGAAGTACAAGGCCTTGTTGACTCCTGAACGCCTCAAGAAGGCGGATCTGGTCCAGGGCAAGCTGATGTACGGAGGCACCTGCGGAGCCTGCCATCGCATGCTGGGTGAAGGGGCGAACGTGGGACCGGATCTGACAGGCTCGAACCGGGGCAATCTGGACTATCTTCTGGAGAACGTGCTGGATCCCAATGCCGTCATCGGCAAGGCGTATCAGCTCAACCTCTTCTCCATGAATGACGGGCGCGTGCTCAGCGGCATCGTGCAGGAGGAGACAGACAGCGGGTACAAGGTGGTGATGCCGGGCGGGGTGGAATTCAGCCTGACGAAGGCAGAGGTGAAAAGCCGCGAAATTTCGAAGTTCTCCACCATGCCCGAAGGCCAGTTCGACGCGCTGCCTCCGGAGCAGGTGGTGAATCTGGTGGCGTACCTTCAGCAGCAGACGGCCGGAGGGGGAGCCGCTGCGGCGGCCAAAGTGGAAGGGGCGATCGAAGGGGAAACCATGCAGGGAGTCACGGTGAGCAAGGGGCAGGCGAGGGCCCAGAACATGGGTGGCTTTGGCGGCCAATGGAGCCAGGCGCGCCAGCTCTGGTGGACCGGTGGCACGCCCGGCGAGACGATGGCGATCACGCTTCCCGTGACCAAGGCCGGCAAGTACACGCTCAAAGCTGCGCTCACAAAAGCGCGTGACTACGCCTCGATTGAGGTGATCCTGGACGGGGAGGTCATTCCCGCGGCCAGTCTGGACCTTTACAGCGTCTCGGTAATCTCCACCGGAGAACTGGACTGGGGCACCCATGTGTTGCAACCGGGGGATCACAAGCTGGTGGTGAAGATCAGCGGTGCGAATCCTGCCGCGGCCCAGGCCTTCATGGTGGGATTGGATTATTTGAAACTGGAAGCGAAGTGA
- a CDS encoding DUF2149 domain-containing protein: MIRKKRKWDDASDEDPGAGLLNLFDVWIAFAVALLLALVSYDTLAQKASTSRTVTVIKNEGTPEMEIITKEGQKMERYRASTETLGGDGERLGTAYRLKSGEVIYVPESAMPKSAPGP, translated from the coding sequence ATGATCCGCAAAAAAAGAAAGTGGGATGACGCCAGCGACGAAGATCCGGGTGCCGGATTGCTGAACCTCTTTGACGTCTGGATCGCCTTTGCCGTAGCCCTGCTGCTCGCGCTCGTCAGCTATGACACCCTGGCCCAAAAAGCCAGCACCTCCCGCACCGTCACCGTGATCAAAAACGAAGGCACTCCCGAGATGGAGATCATCACCAAAGAGGGACAGAAGATGGAGCGCTATCGCGCCAGCACGGAAACGCTCGGCGGAGATGGCGAACGGCTCGGTACGGCGTACCGCTTGAAGTCAGGGGAAGTCATCTATGTGCCGGAATCGGCCATGCCCAAATCAGCCCCCGGTCCGTAG
- a CDS encoding ComEA family DNA-binding protein, with the protein MGELYDESAAVRRREERKAASRRGNYLFLALVAVLILAAAGIAAWRKFHDPATAVLNLNTATAVQLETLPGVGPETAHSIIKGRPYQRVEDVKNVKGIGDKTFEKMKPRIKVD; encoded by the coding sequence ATGGGCGAACTCTACGATGAATCTGCGGCGGTCCGCCGGCGGGAAGAACGTAAGGCAGCGTCGCGTCGTGGAAACTACTTGTTTCTCGCGCTGGTGGCCGTCTTGATCCTGGCGGCAGCGGGCATCGCGGCCTGGCGGAAATTTCATGACCCCGCCACAGCAGTGCTCAATCTCAATACGGCCACGGCGGTCCAGTTGGAAACATTGCCGGGAGTCGGGCCGGAGACGGCGCACTCGATTATCAAAGGCCGTCCCTATCAGAGGGTGGAGGACGTGAAAAACGTCAAAGGGATCGGCGACAAAACTTTTGAGAAGATGAAGCCGCGCATCAAGGTGGATTGA
- a CDS encoding ribonuclease H-like domain-containing protein, with amino-acid sequence MARDIVYFDLETQRTANDVGGWQNKHQMGMSIGCTYSSKTGQYHIYTENTVQDLITQLRRADLVIGFNHISFDYGVLMGYYAFDLKEELQSLDLMADIETKVGHRLKLESLASATLGAGKTADGLEAIRWWQQGKLAEIAEYCCYDVKVTKCIHEYGAEHGHVKYLDRNQREQTVVVNWTTT; translated from the coding sequence ATGGCCCGCGATATTGTTTACTTTGACCTCGAGACCCAGCGCACCGCCAACGATGTCGGAGGCTGGCAGAACAAGCACCAGATGGGCATGTCCATCGGCTGCACCTACAGCAGCAAGACGGGCCAGTACCACATCTACACGGAGAACACGGTGCAGGATCTCATCACCCAGTTGCGCCGGGCAGATCTCGTGATTGGGTTCAACCACATCAGCTTCGACTATGGAGTGCTCATGGGCTACTACGCCTTTGACCTGAAGGAGGAACTCCAGAGCCTGGACCTGATGGCGGACATTGAGACCAAGGTCGGACACCGTTTGAAGCTAGAGTCCCTGGCCAGTGCCACCCTCGGCGCGGGCAAGACAGCAGACGGTCTGGAGGCCATCCGCTGGTGGCAGCAGGGCAAACTCGCGGAGATTGCCGAGTACTGCTGCTATGACGTGAAGGTTACCAAGTGCATCCACGAGTACGGGGCCGAGCACGGTCACGTGAAGTACCTCGACCGTAATCAGCGGGAGCAGACCGTCGTGGTGAACTGGACCACCACCTGA